A genomic segment from Streptomyces sp. NBC_00237 encodes:
- a CDS encoding cytochrome P450, translated as MREHQNVHWHSSLDAWAVTGHAECRQVLGDTTAFGSDFRRVGEEVPDSSLNIQALDPPEHGPVRHLLVAALHDEPPAAMADRVARIGSSHVSRLPRPGRVDLVADFARPVALETMCAFLGVEPPEGEKFEEMSNAIVRSMDGGLDPQRVEPGIVARQQLSSLVAQWLAEGDASGFIGAARRANLREPTVSSSVLENSLRAVLHAGYESVSRLLGNAIARYVADQELFRQHCAADPDGLADELIRLDGPVQADARVCVQDTLVGGQEIRRGQIAVLFLGAANRDPAVFPRPDDIDLGRRRGTHLGFGRGAHACLGAQFALLQLKAVLTALNESALRFSLAESPVYEQTATLRGLQHLTVSVS; from the coding sequence ATGCGGGAGCACCAGAACGTCCACTGGCACTCGTCGCTGGACGCCTGGGCGGTCACCGGGCACGCCGAGTGCCGTCAGGTGCTGGGCGACACCACCGCCTTCGGGTCCGACTTCCGCCGGGTCGGCGAAGAGGTCCCCGACTCCTCGCTGAACATCCAGGCCCTGGACCCGCCCGAGCACGGACCGGTACGGCACCTCCTGGTGGCGGCGCTGCACGACGAGCCCCCCGCCGCGATGGCGGACCGGGTGGCGCGCATCGGCTCCTCCCACGTGTCACGTCTCCCCCGGCCGGGGCGCGTCGACCTCGTCGCCGACTTCGCCCGGCCCGTCGCGCTGGAGACCATGTGCGCGTTCCTCGGGGTCGAGCCGCCGGAGGGCGAGAAGTTCGAAGAGATGTCGAACGCCATCGTGCGGAGCATGGACGGCGGGCTCGACCCGCAGCGCGTGGAGCCGGGCATCGTCGCACGGCAGCAGTTGAGCAGCCTGGTCGCGCAGTGGCTTGCGGAAGGCGACGCATCGGGGTTCATCGGGGCCGCGCGCAGGGCGAACCTGCGCGAGCCGACGGTTTCGTCGAGCGTGCTGGAGAACTCGCTGCGCGCCGTTCTGCACGCCGGATACGAGTCGGTGAGCCGACTGCTCGGAAACGCCATAGCCCGTTACGTCGCCGATCAGGAACTCTTCCGTCAGCACTGCGCGGCGGATCCGGACGGCCTGGCGGACGAGCTGATCCGCCTCGACGGACCCGTCCAGGCCGACGCCAGGGTCTGCGTGCAGGACACACTGGTCGGCGGGCAGGAGATCCGGCGCGGCCAGATCGCCGTGCTGTTCCTCGGAGCCGCGAACCGCGACCCGGCGGTGTTCCCCCGGCCCGACGACATCGACCTCGGCCGACGGCGGGGAACGCACCTCGGATTCGGCAGAGGAGCGCACGCCTGCCTGGGTGCCCAATTCGCCCTTCTCCAGCTGAAAGCGGTCCTGACCGCTCTGAACGAGTCGGCGCTCCGCTTCTCCCTGGCGGAAAGCCCCGTGTACGAGCAGACAGCCACACTCAGAGGTCTGCAGCATTTGACTGTTTCGGTTTCCTGA
- a CDS encoding DUF2304 family protein, with translation MALSISLVVLLAIVVFLLVRKSGLKAGHAVVCMLLGFYLASSSIAPTIKDVTTNVAGVLGGFHF, from the coding sequence GTGGCACTCTCGATCTCACTGGTGGTGCTGCTGGCGATCGTCGTCTTCCTGCTGGTCCGGAAATCCGGACTGAAGGCCGGACACGCGGTGGTCTGCATGCTGCTCGGCTTCTACCTGGCCAGCTCCTCCATCGCACCCACGATCAAGGACGTCACCACGAACGTCGCCGGGGTACTGGGCGGCTTCCACTTCTGA
- a CDS encoding ABC transporter permease, producing MPEPTPRKDDLAISGAGAGGAMDLAVAEGTSLEQPPGPEKGGDKARSLWSDAWHDLRRNPVFLLSGLIIAFLVFISLWPSVIASGDPLACDLAKAQQGSQPGHPFGFNGQGCDVYTRTVYGARASVTVGVCATVGVALIGSLLGGLAGFFGGWFDSLLSRITDVFFAIPVVLGGLVFLSVVPGTTVWPVITFIVLLGWPQIARIARGSVITAKQNDYVQAARALGAGNPRMLLRHITPNAVAPVIVVATIALGTYIALEATLSYLGVGLKAPTVSWGIDISSASAYVRNAPHMLLWPAGALAITVLAFIMLGDAVRDALDPKLR from the coding sequence ATGCCTGAGCCCACTCCCCGCAAAGACGACCTCGCGATCTCCGGTGCCGGAGCGGGCGGCGCGATGGATCTCGCCGTCGCCGAGGGCACCAGCCTGGAACAGCCGCCAGGACCCGAGAAGGGCGGCGACAAGGCCCGCAGCCTGTGGTCCGACGCCTGGCACGACCTGCGCCGCAACCCCGTCTTCCTGCTCTCCGGGCTGATCATCGCCTTCCTGGTGTTCATCTCGCTGTGGCCCTCCGTCATCGCGTCGGGCGACCCGCTCGCCTGCGACCTGGCCAAGGCCCAGCAGGGCTCCCAGCCGGGCCACCCCTTCGGCTTCAACGGCCAGGGCTGCGACGTGTACACCCGTACCGTCTACGGAGCCAGGGCCTCGGTCACCGTCGGCGTCTGCGCCACCGTCGGCGTCGCCCTGATCGGCAGCCTCCTGGGCGGCCTCGCGGGCTTCTTCGGCGGCTGGTTCGACTCGCTGCTGTCGCGCATCACGGACGTCTTCTTCGCCATCCCCGTGGTCCTCGGCGGCCTGGTCTTCCTCTCGGTCGTCCCCGGCACCACCGTCTGGCCGGTGATCACCTTCATCGTGCTGCTCGGCTGGCCGCAGATCGCCCGCATCGCCCGGGGCTCGGTCATCACCGCCAAGCAGAACGACTACGTGCAGGCCGCCAGGGCACTCGGCGCGGGCAACCCGAGGATGCTGCTGCGCCACATCACCCCGAACGCCGTCGCGCCGGTGATCGTCGTCGCGACCATCGCCCTCGGTACGTACATCGCCCTCGAAGCGACGCTGTCCTACCTCGGCGTCGGCCTGAAGGCCCCGACCGTCTCCTGGGGCATCGACATCTCGTCGGCCTCGGCGTACGTCCGCAACGCGCCGCACATGCTGCTGTGGCCCGCCGGCGCGCTCGCCATCACGGTCCTCGCGTTCATCATGCTCGGCGACGCGGTGCGCGACGCCCTCGACCCCAAGCTGCGATAG
- a CDS encoding M28 family peptidase: MRAVTMGKAGIVGAALLACLSVQTVGAAESKNTGTEKAKPQSYPLADRLAAGVEKRGTFRHLREFQRIADSSGGNRGYNRIGFDRSVSYVKGELEKAGYRAFEQKVPYTDFDIDTETLSVKGAGEGLHDVPVFMTRFTPSTGPDGTRARLVTPNGDGCKAADYAGVDVAGAVVVLARSTCKYALQQQVAAEAGARAVLLYERSPKPDNISRLYGFTPPAYTISHAVVSQRVGERIERAARKGGVEVDLTLRGREIRRTTVNLVAETRGGDPDNVVLMGAHLDSVPESAGINDNASSASAVLETAISLAPHQRAVKNKVRFVWWGAEELINVGSQYYVDSLSEAERGRVKAVLNGELLGSSNYARFVWDPETGGSHVIADVFGGYFDSRGLPYERVNPNTIGSDHLAFQAIGIPVGGVDGGNLDIKTPEQQARYGGQAGEMFDSCYHQTCDVLTSINRPVQEANSTALAWVLGRLATYDGDVTAAKSTS, translated from the coding sequence GTGCGAGCCGTCACCATGGGCAAGGCCGGAATAGTCGGGGCCGCTTTGCTGGCATGTCTGTCCGTGCAAACGGTCGGCGCTGCGGAATCCAAGAACACCGGTACCGAAAAGGCGAAGCCCCAGAGCTATCCGCTCGCCGACCGGCTGGCCGCCGGAGTGGAAAAGCGGGGCACGTTCCGTCACTTGCGCGAATTCCAGCGCATCGCCGACAGCAGCGGCGGAAACCGAGGTTACAACCGTATCGGATTTGATCGTTCCGTCTCCTATGTGAAGGGCGAACTGGAAAAGGCGGGCTATCGGGCCTTCGAGCAGAAAGTCCCCTACACGGACTTCGACATCGATACGGAGACCCTGTCCGTGAAGGGAGCGGGAGAGGGCCTGCACGACGTGCCGGTCTTCATGACCCGCTTCACGCCCTCCACCGGGCCCGACGGCACCCGGGCCCGCCTGGTCACGCCGAACGGGGACGGCTGTAAGGCCGCCGACTACGCGGGCGTCGACGTGGCGGGAGCGGTCGTGGTCCTGGCCCGCTCCACCTGCAAGTACGCGCTGCAACAGCAGGTCGCCGCCGAAGCCGGTGCGCGCGCCGTCCTCCTCTACGAACGCAGCCCCAAGCCGGACAACATCTCCCGCCTCTACGGCTTCACGCCGCCCGCGTACACGATTTCCCATGCCGTCGTGTCGCAGCGCGTCGGAGAGCGCATCGAACGCGCCGCCCGGAAGGGCGGGGTCGAGGTCGACCTCACGCTGCGCGGACGCGAGATCCGGCGGACGACCGTCAACCTCGTGGCGGAGACGCGGGGCGGCGACCCGGACAACGTGGTCCTCATGGGAGCCCACCTCGACAGCGTGCCGGAGTCGGCCGGGATCAACGACAACGCCTCCTCGGCGTCGGCGGTGCTGGAAACGGCGATCAGCCTCGCTCCCCATCAGCGTGCGGTGAAGAACAAGGTGCGCTTCGTGTGGTGGGGCGCCGAAGAGCTGATCAACGTCGGCTCGCAGTACTACGTGGACAGCCTGAGCGAAGCGGAGCGGGGGCGCGTCAAAGCGGTGCTCAACGGCGAACTGCTGGGCTCCTCCAACTACGCCCGCTTCGTCTGGGACCCGGAGACCGGCGGCAGCCACGTCATCGCCGACGTCTTCGGCGGGTACTTCGACTCCCGCGGCCTGCCGTACGAGCGGGTGAACCCCAACACGATCGGCTCCGACCACCTCGCCTTCCAGGCGATCGGCATACCCGTCGGGGGCGTCGACGGGGGGAACCTCGACATCAAGACCCCGGAGCAGCAGGCTCGTTACGGCGGCCAGGCCGGGGAGATGTTCGACTCCTGCTACCACCAGACCTGCGATGTGCTCACGAGCATCAACAGGCCCGTGCAGGAGGCCAATTCCACCGCCCTCGCCTGGGTGCTGGGCCGCCTGGCCACCTACGACGGAGACGTCACCGCCGCGAAGAGCACCTCCTAG
- a CDS encoding ABC transporter substrate-binding protein, with product MRGARHAKWAAAAAAVALAATACGGGGSSGSSGEGVLSAWWGDPQNPLEPANTTEVQGGKVLDMVTRGLKRYNPRTGAAEDMVAEKIETTDAQNFTVKLKDWKFSNGEKVTAESFVNAWNYAAHLKNKQKGAYFFGYIEGYDKVHPEQGNATAETLSGLKVVDEKTFTVKLKQKFSTWPETLGYAAFAPLPKAFFDDRDAWLSKPVGNGPYTVDNYAKGSVMNLKKWEEYPGADKAKNNGVDLKVYTENGVAYNDLVAGNLDLLDDVPAAQLQNVKNDVNGRYASPPAGIIQTLAFPFYKPEWKTEGAVKVRKGLSMAINRKQITETIFHNTRTPATDWTSPVLKTEGGYKAGLCGASCDYNAAEAKKLITEGGGIPGGQLKITYNADSSHKEWVDAVCNSINNALGNNTACVGNPVGTFADYRNKVSKQEMDGPFRAGWQMDYPLIQNFLEPLYYTDASSNDGKWSNKDFDKLMNQANGEVDTAKAVETYQKAEQVVADEMAAIPLWYQNGSVAYSERVSDVALNPFSIPVYSEIKVN from the coding sequence ATGCGCGGAGCCAGGCACGCCAAGTGGGCCGCAGCCGCGGCCGCCGTCGCTCTCGCCGCGACCGCCTGCGGTGGCGGCGGCAGCAGCGGCAGCAGCGGGGAGGGCGTGCTCAGCGCCTGGTGGGGCGACCCGCAGAACCCCCTGGAGCCCGCGAACACCACCGAGGTGCAGGGCGGCAAGGTCCTCGACATGGTCACGCGCGGCCTCAAGCGGTACAACCCGAGGACGGGCGCCGCCGAGGACATGGTCGCCGAGAAGATCGAGACGACCGACGCGCAGAACTTCACCGTCAAGCTCAAGGACTGGAAGTTCTCCAACGGCGAGAAGGTCACCGCCGAGTCCTTCGTGAACGCCTGGAACTACGCCGCCCACCTCAAGAACAAGCAGAAGGGCGCGTACTTCTTCGGCTACATCGAGGGCTACGACAAGGTGCACCCGGAGCAGGGCAACGCCACCGCCGAGACCCTTTCCGGGCTCAAGGTCGTCGACGAGAAGACCTTCACGGTCAAGCTCAAGCAGAAGTTCTCCACCTGGCCCGAGACCCTCGGCTACGCCGCCTTCGCCCCGCTGCCCAAGGCGTTCTTCGACGACCGCGACGCCTGGCTGTCCAAGCCGGTCGGCAACGGCCCGTACACCGTGGACAACTACGCCAAGGGTTCGGTGATGAACCTCAAGAAGTGGGAGGAGTACCCGGGCGCGGACAAGGCGAAGAACAACGGCGTCGACCTGAAGGTCTACACCGAGAACGGCGTCGCCTACAACGACCTCGTCGCCGGGAACCTCGACCTCCTCGACGACGTCCCCGCCGCCCAGCTCCAGAACGTCAAGAACGACGTGAACGGCCGCTACGCCAGCCCGCCCGCCGGCATCATCCAGACCCTCGCGTTCCCCTTCTACAAGCCGGAGTGGAAGACCGAGGGCGCCGTCAAGGTCCGCAAGGGCCTCTCCATGGCGATCAACCGCAAGCAGATCACCGAGACGATCTTCCACAACACCCGCACCCCCGCCACCGACTGGACCTCCCCTGTCCTCAAGACGGAGGGCGGATACAAGGCCGGGCTGTGCGGCGCCTCCTGCGACTACAACGCGGCCGAGGCCAAGAAGCTCATCACCGAGGGCGGCGGCATCCCCGGCGGCCAGCTGAAGATCACGTACAACGCGGACAGCTCCCACAAGGAGTGGGTCGACGCGGTCTGCAACAGCATCAACAACGCACTCGGCAACAACACGGCGTGCGTCGGCAACCCCGTCGGCACCTTCGCCGACTACCGCAACAAGGTCTCCAAGCAGGAGATGGACGGCCCCTTCCGGGCGGGCTGGCAGATGGACTACCCGCTGATCCAGAACTTCCTGGAGCCGCTGTACTACACGGACGCCTCGTCCAACGACGGCAAGTGGTCCAACAAGGACTTCGACAAGCTCATGAACCAGGCCAACGGCGAGGTCGACACCGCCAAGGCCGTCGAGACGTACCAGAAGGCCGAACAGGTCGTCGCCGACGAGATGGCCGCCATCCCGCTCTGGTACCAGAACGGCAGCGTGGCCTACTCCGAGCGGGTCTCCGACGTGGCGCTGAACCCCTTCAGCATCCCCGTCTACAGCGAGATCAAGGTCAACTGA
- a CDS encoding ABC transporter permease: MGRYVIRRLLQMIPVFFGATLLIFLMVNVMGDPIAGLCGDRKCDPAVAAQLKADFGLDKPVWQQYLTYLGNVFTGDFGRAFNGQKVTELMSTAFPVTARLTLVAIVFEVVIGISLGVLTGLRRGRPVDTGVLLLTLIVISIPTFVTGLLLQLLFGVKWGWVKPAVSPSATFDELLLPGLVLASVSLAYVTRLTRTSVAENARADYVRTAVAKGLPRRRVISRHLLRNSLIPVVTFIGTDVGALMGGAIVTERIFNIHGVGYQLYQGILRQSSQTVVGFVTILVLVYLVANLIVDLLYAVLDPRIRYA, from the coding sequence ATGGGACGTTATGTGATCCGGCGTCTGCTCCAGATGATCCCGGTCTTCTTCGGCGCCACCCTGCTGATCTTCCTGATGGTCAACGTCATGGGCGACCCCATCGCGGGCCTGTGCGGCGACCGCAAGTGCGACCCCGCGGTCGCCGCACAGCTCAAGGCGGACTTCGGCCTCGACAAGCCGGTCTGGCAGCAGTACCTCACCTACCTCGGCAACGTCTTCACCGGTGACTTCGGCCGCGCCTTCAACGGCCAGAAGGTCACCGAGCTGATGAGCACCGCCTTCCCGGTGACCGCCCGGCTCACCCTCGTCGCCATCGTCTTCGAGGTCGTCATCGGCATCAGCCTCGGCGTCCTCACCGGCCTGCGCCGGGGCCGCCCCGTCGACACCGGGGTCCTCCTGCTCACCCTGATCGTCATCTCGATCCCCACCTTCGTCACCGGTCTGCTGCTCCAGCTGCTGTTCGGCGTGAAGTGGGGCTGGGTGAAACCGGCGGTCTCCCCGTCGGCCACCTTCGACGAACTCCTGCTGCCGGGACTGGTGCTGGCGTCCGTCTCGCTGGCGTACGTCACCCGCCTGACCCGCACCTCCGTCGCGGAGAACGCCCGCGCCGACTACGTCCGCACCGCCGTCGCCAAGGGCCTGCCGCGCCGCCGGGTGATCTCCCGGCACCTGCTGCGCAACTCCCTGATCCCGGTGGTCACCTTCATCGGCACCGACGTCGGCGCCCTGATGGGCGGCGCGATCGTCACCGAGCGCATCTTCAACATCCACGGCGTCGGCTACCAGCTCTACCAGGGCATCCTGCGCCAGAGCTCACAGACCGTCGTCGGCTTCGTGACCATCCTGGTCCTCGTCTATCTGGTGGCCAACCTGATCGTCGACCTCTTGTACGCCGTTCTCGACCCGAGGATCCGGTATGCCTGA
- a CDS encoding ABC transporter ATP-binding protein, which translates to MPETPERIPGRQKAGATEAKDWVGPSSKTGDAILEVRDLVKHYPLTQGIVRKKQVGAVKAVDGVSFDLGAGETLGIVGESGCGKSTVAKMLVQLEKPTSGAIRYKGEDITKLSGRALKAVRRNIQMVFQDPYTSLNPRMTVGDIIGEPYEIHPEVAPKGDRRRKVQELLDVVGLNPEYINRYPHQFSGGQRQRIGIARGLALNPEIIVADEPVSALDVSVQAQVINLLEKLQQEFNLSYLFIAHDLSIVRHISDRVGVMYLGRVVEIGSDAEIYEHPTHPYTQALLSAVPVPDPTARDHRDRIILSGDVPSPANPPSGCRFRTRCWKAEDRCAQEVPLLAVPAVFRDADSPAAHDSACHFAEERVVVPR; encoded by the coding sequence ATGCCTGAGACGCCTGAGAGGATCCCCGGCCGCCAGAAGGCGGGCGCGACCGAGGCCAAGGACTGGGTGGGCCCCTCCTCCAAGACCGGCGACGCCATCCTGGAGGTACGGGACCTGGTCAAGCACTACCCCCTCACCCAGGGCATCGTCCGCAAGAAGCAGGTCGGCGCGGTCAAGGCCGTCGACGGGGTCTCCTTCGACCTCGGCGCGGGCGAGACCCTCGGCATCGTGGGCGAGTCCGGCTGCGGCAAGTCGACCGTCGCCAAGATGCTCGTCCAGCTGGAGAAGCCCACGTCGGGGGCCATCCGCTACAAGGGCGAGGACATCACCAAGCTGTCCGGGCGCGCGCTGAAGGCGGTCCGGCGCAACATCCAGATGGTCTTCCAGGACCCGTACACCTCGCTGAACCCGCGCATGACGGTCGGCGACATCATCGGCGAGCCGTACGAGATCCACCCCGAGGTCGCCCCCAAGGGCGACCGGCGCCGCAAGGTCCAGGAGCTGCTCGACGTCGTCGGCCTGAACCCCGAGTACATCAACCGCTACCCGCACCAGTTCTCCGGCGGTCAGCGCCAGCGCATCGGCATCGCCCGCGGCCTGGCCCTCAACCCGGAGATCATCGTCGCGGACGAGCCGGTCTCGGCGCTCGACGTCTCCGTCCAGGCGCAGGTCATCAACCTTCTGGAGAAGCTCCAGCAGGAGTTCAACCTCTCCTACCTCTTCATCGCCCACGACCTCTCGATCGTGCGGCACATCTCCGACCGGGTCGGTGTGATGTACCTGGGCCGGGTCGTCGAGATCGGCAGCGACGCCGAGATCTACGAGCACCCCACCCACCCGTACACCCAGGCGCTGCTCTCCGCCGTGCCCGTCCCCGACCCCACCGCCCGCGACCACCGCGACCGCATCATCCTCAGCGGCGACGTGCCGTCCCCGGCCAACCCGCCGTCGGGCTGCCGCTTCCGTACGCGCTGCTGGAAGGCGGAGGACCGGTGCGCGCAGGAGGTGCCCCTGCTGGCGGTCCCGGCGGTGTTCCGCGACGCGGACTCCCCGGCGGCGCACGACTCGGCGTGCCACTTCGCCGAGGAGCGGGTCGTGGTGCCGCGCTGA
- a CDS encoding ABC transporter ATP-binding protein produces the protein MLLEVRDLHVEFKTRDGVAKAVNGVNYSVDEGETLAVLGESGSGKSVTAQAVMGILDMPPGRIPQGEILFEGQDVLKLKEEQRRKIRGAQMAMIFQDALSSLNPVLSVGEQLGEMFVVHRGMSKKDSRAKAVELMDRVRIPAAKERVGQYPHQFSGGMRQRIMIAMALALEPKLIIADEPTTALDVTVQAQVMDLLAELQRELNMGLILITHDLGVVADVADKIAVMYAGRIVETAPVKEIYANPAHPYTKGLLESIPRLDQKGQELYAIKGLPPNLLSIPPGCAFNPRCPMARDVCRTDVPPLFDVAEGRQSACHFWKETLDA, from the coding sequence ATGCTGCTCGAAGTGCGTGACCTCCACGTGGAGTTCAAGACCCGCGACGGCGTCGCCAAGGCCGTCAACGGGGTCAACTACAGCGTCGACGAGGGCGAGACCCTCGCCGTGCTCGGCGAGTCCGGCTCCGGGAAGTCGGTGACCGCACAGGCCGTCATGGGCATTCTCGACATGCCGCCGGGACGCATCCCCCAGGGCGAGATCCTCTTCGAGGGACAGGACGTGCTGAAGCTCAAGGAGGAGCAGCGCAGGAAGATCCGGGGCGCGCAGATGGCCATGATCTTCCAGGACGCGCTGTCCTCCCTGAACCCGGTCCTCTCCGTCGGCGAGCAGCTCGGCGAGATGTTCGTGGTGCACCGGGGGATGTCGAAGAAGGACTCCCGGGCGAAGGCCGTCGAGCTGATGGACCGGGTGCGCATCCCGGCCGCGAAGGAGCGGGTCGGCCAGTACCCGCACCAGTTCTCCGGCGGCATGCGCCAGCGCATCATGATCGCGATGGCGCTCGCCCTCGAACCGAAGCTCATCATCGCGGACGAGCCGACGACGGCCCTCGACGTGACCGTGCAGGCCCAGGTCATGGACCTGCTCGCGGAGTTGCAGCGCGAGCTCAACATGGGGCTGATCCTCATCACCCACGACCTGGGCGTCGTCGCGGACGTCGCCGACAAGATCGCCGTCATGTACGCGGGCCGGATCGTCGAGACCGCCCCGGTCAAGGAGATCTACGCCAACCCCGCCCACCCGTACACCAAGGGCCTCCTCGAATCGATCCCGCGCCTGGACCAGAAGGGCCAGGAGCTGTACGCGATCAAGGGCCTGCCGCCGAACCTGCTCAGCATCCCGCCGGGCTGCGCCTTCAACCCGCGCTGCCCGATGGCGAGGGACGTGTGCCGCACCGACGTGCCGCCGCTGTTCGACGTGGCCGAGGGCCGTCAGAGCGCCTGCCACTTCTGGAAGGAGACGCTCGATGCCTGA
- a CDS encoding DUF6113 family protein: protein MTKEQGDTPPPTKASTGKAPTGKASTAQGSAAKRSVAKSTGPRRSAAGSTSPGGSQATVASPPLLMTRPVDPRRIPVYLGLFVLGVLTGLAGALVDGLLQPLGPLLALLAAGGLFYGGTYALGTRLGAAVPGLGWLLAVLVSASGRTEGDVLVGGGTGASVFLIGGIVLAVICATMPKLAAPAEGAVRPGK from the coding sequence ATGACGAAGGAACAGGGCGACACGCCTCCTCCCACGAAGGCATCCACCGGCAAGGCCCCCACCGGCAAGGCTTCCACCGCCCAGGGCTCCGCCGCGAAGCGCAGTGTCGCCAAGTCGACAGGACCGCGGCGCAGCGCCGCCGGGTCGACGTCCCCGGGCGGCTCCCAAGCCACCGTCGCGAGCCCCCCGCTCCTCATGACCCGGCCGGTCGATCCCCGCCGCATCCCCGTCTACCTCGGCCTCTTCGTCCTCGGCGTCCTCACCGGGCTCGCCGGGGCCCTGGTCGACGGGCTGCTCCAGCCGCTCGGACCGCTGCTCGCCCTGCTCGCCGCGGGCGGCCTCTTCTACGGCGGTACGTACGCACTCGGCACCCGGCTCGGTGCGGCCGTTCCCGGGCTCGGCTGGCTCCTCGCCGTACTGGTGTCGGCCTCGGGCCGCACCGAGGGGGACGTGCTCGTCGGCGGCGGAACCGGTGCGAGCGTCTTCCTGATCGGCGGCATCGTCCTCGCTGTGATCTGCGCCACCATGCCCAAGCTGGCAGCCCCCGCCGAGGGCGCCGTCCGGCCGGGGAAGTGA
- a CDS encoding helix-turn-helix domain-containing protein yields MSAARGFDLLTAMLALEREHPGPLRLAEIADRAGLSSSQANKLLAQATARGLVVRPKYGMYRLASTDGSRAVVPPSATGPLVLRTTREVLRNLQRQAGASAVALHVPQVLPGPNLLCNLVDITGPPATLAPVLEQLAHQQPKRTAAGRAMLALMPGKVTPHHWLPPEHQLSPRHVAAIRGAGVASHRCGEWESLATVIRSGARFVGALTIIGPRSVVGELSRWAEPLKRAAAQCGFAEAGRGGVRPVW; encoded by the coding sequence ATGAGCGCCGCCCGGGGGTTCGATCTGCTGACGGCGATGCTCGCCCTGGAGCGTGAGCATCCCGGCCCCCTGCGGCTGGCGGAGATCGCGGACCGCGCCGGGCTGAGCTCCTCGCAGGCCAACAAGCTGCTCGCCCAGGCCACGGCCCGCGGCCTTGTCGTACGCCCCAAGTACGGGATGTACCGGCTCGCCTCGACGGACGGAAGTCGCGCGGTCGTACCACCGTCCGCCACCGGCCCCCTCGTCCTGCGAACGACCAGGGAGGTTCTGCGGAACCTCCAGCGGCAGGCCGGTGCCTCCGCGGTGGCCCTGCACGTGCCACAGGTGCTCCCCGGTCCGAACCTCCTCTGCAATCTGGTCGACATCACAGGGCCTCCCGCCACCCTGGCACCCGTACTGGAGCAGCTGGCCCACCAGCAGCCGAAGAGGACGGCGGCGGGGCGGGCCATGCTCGCGCTCATGCCGGGGAAGGTGACGCCGCATCACTGGCTGCCGCCGGAACACCAGCTCTCGCCCCGTCACGTGGCGGCCATTCGCGGCGCGGGCGTGGCGAGTCACCGCTGCGGCGAGTGGGAATCGCTGGCGACCGTCATCAGGAGCGGCGCGCGCTTCGTGGGGGCGCTCACGATCATCGGCCCCCGGTCGGTCGTCGGTGAACTCTCGCGGTGGGCCGAGCCCCTGAAGCGTGCGGCCGCGCAGTGCGGTTTCGCCGAGGCGGGGCGAGGGGGCGTCCGGCCGGTGTGGTGA
- the mshB gene encoding N-acetyl-1-D-myo-inositol-2-amino-2-deoxy-alpha-D-glucopyranoside deacetylase: protein MTELPTRRLLLVHAHPDDESINNGATMAKYAAEGVRVTLVTCTQGEEGEIIPPSLAHLAADQDDTLGPYRAVELAAAMKELGVSDHRFLGGAGHFRDSGMMGAPQNHRENAFWHADVDAAAPYLVQVIREVRPQVLVTYDPDGGYGHPDHIQTHRVAMRAAELAAEPTYRPDFGVPHAVEKVYWNRVPRPVAEDAFARLRAEDPGFPGIAPVDDVPGVVDEEHVTTVVDGTAYTAAKTAAMRAHATQITVHEPWFLLSNELAQPVFTTEYYERVFPPRDPEGDEPVETDLFAGVGA from the coding sequence ATGACCGAGCTCCCCACCCGTCGTCTGCTCCTGGTGCACGCTCACCCCGACGACGAGTCGATCAACAACGGCGCCACCATGGCCAAGTACGCGGCCGAGGGCGTGCGGGTCACCCTGGTGACCTGCACCCAGGGCGAGGAGGGCGAGATCATTCCGCCCTCCCTCGCCCACCTCGCCGCCGACCAGGACGACACGCTCGGCCCGTACCGGGCCGTCGAGCTGGCCGCCGCCATGAAGGAGCTGGGCGTCAGCGACCACCGCTTCCTCGGCGGCGCAGGCCACTTCCGCGACTCCGGCATGATGGGCGCCCCGCAGAACCACCGCGAGAACGCCTTCTGGCACGCCGACGTCGACGCGGCGGCCCCGTACCTCGTGCAGGTGATCCGCGAGGTGCGCCCCCAGGTCCTCGTGACGTACGACCCGGACGGCGGCTACGGCCACCCCGACCACATCCAGACGCACCGCGTCGCCATGCGCGCCGCCGAACTCGCCGCCGAACCCACCTACCGGCCGGACTTCGGCGTCCCGCACGCCGTCGAAAAGGTGTACTGGAACCGGGTCCCGCGCCCCGTCGCCGAGGACGCCTTCGCCCGGCTGCGCGCCGAGGACCCCGGCTTCCCGGGCATCGCCCCAGTCGACGACGTACCCGGTGTGGTCGACGAGGAGCACGTCACCACGGTGGTCGACGGCACCGCTTACACGGCGGCCAAGACGGCCGCGATGCGTGCGCACGCCACGCAGATCACCGTCCACGAGCCCTGGTTCCTGCTCTCCAACGAGCTCGCCCAGCCCGTCTTCACCACCGAGTACTACGAGCGGGTCTTCCCGCCCCGGGACCCCGAGGGCGACGAGCCGGTCGAGACGGACCTGTTCGCGGGGGTCGGCGCATGA